A single region of the Drosophila miranda strain MSH22 chromosome 2, D.miranda_PacBio2.1, whole genome shotgun sequence genome encodes:
- the LOC108155878 gene encoding uncharacterized protein LOC108155878 — MSYANQKDTRKSGYKCIIPTCLSGYRKSSANLPVKLFKFPSDPLYFNKWVEVCGLDKNLVKKSAHICVRHFKAEDIGMRKLKSKSIPALKLSANTPLNQLHEGFYDENSFSGNAEDNEPIENPMKSEGIKLAEVHNNISNELEQESETETPDKDPLENNELNSSIYGENSFSGKALYNEPIEKPMKSKRINPTEVHTTISNKLEQRSEKDTPDVDPLENNEWIDVKCCKNCIEKDKNEAYFTRKYFELLAEKDKKEEDINKWKRRYASLKQSISRANAHRRRKTKTNSNLSVLPIIANMSHVSTEAKTICIMLLKKSQIFSPAERVIAQNLNFYSKRTYEYLRDVLNLHLPANITLDRWSERFGSGFTPKLLGPQSPKKVV; from the coding sequence atgtCGTATGCCAATCAAAAAGATACGCGAAAATCCGGTTACAAATGCATTATTCCTACCTGTCTGTCTGGATATAGAAAAAGTTCGGCCAATTTACCTGTAAAGTTATTCAAATTTCCATCGGATCCATTGTACTTCAATAAATGGGTTGAGGTTTGTGGCTTAGATAAAAATTTGGTGAAAAAAAGTGCACATATTTGCGTACGGCATTTTAAAGCCGAGGATATAGGAATGCGTAAATTGAAGTCCAAATCAATACCAGCATTGAAATTGTCTGCTAATACTCCATTGAATCAGTTGCATGAAGGTTTTTATGATGAGAATTCATTTTCGGGCAATGCAGAAGATAACGAACCAATTGAAAATCCAATGAAATCAGAGGGAATCAAACTGGCCGAAGTTCATAATAACATTTCAAACGAACTAGAGCAAGAGTCCGAAACAGAAACACCTGATAAAGATCCACTAGAAAATAATGAATTGAATTCAAGTATTTATGGTGAGAATTCCTTTTCGGGCAAGGCATTATATAACGAACCAATTGAAAAACCTATGAAATCAAAGAGAATCAATCCGACCGAAGTGCATACTACAATTTCGAACAAACTAGAGCAACGGTCCGAAAAAGACACGCCTGATGTAGATCCACTAGAAAATAATGAATGGATTGATGTCAAATGTTGTAAAAACTGCATAGAAAAAGATAAAAACGAGGCATATTTCACGAGAAAATACTTTGAGTTATTGGCAGAAAAAGATAAAAAAGAGGAAGACATTAACAAATGGAAGAGACGATATGCGTCCCTGAAACAATCTATATCTCGGGCCAATGCTCATAGGCGCCGGAAAACTAAAACTAACTCAAATTTGTCTGTTCTTCCCATAATAGCCAACATGTCTCATGTTTCTACGGAGGCAAAAACGATATGTATCATGCTTTTGAAAAAGTCACAGATCTTTAGCCCCGCAGAAAGAGTTATTGCGCAAAACTTAAACTTTTACTCGAAAAGGACTTATGAATACCTCCGAGATGTTTTAAACTTACATTTGCCAGCAAATATAACTTTAGATCGATGGAGTGAGCGTTTCGGATCAGGATTTACTCCTAAATTACTCGGGCCCCAGTCCCCAAAAAAAGTTGTATAA
- the LOC108156264 gene encoding elongation of very long chain fatty acids protein AAEL008004 translates to MAIILQEAQEWYRELLDNKSDPRVKDFFLLSSPLPTLGMCIFYAYFSKSLGPRLMAKRKPMELRSVLVIYNAIQTIFSAWIFYEYLMSGWWGHYSFKCQPVDYGHSPLALRMVNICWWYYISKFTEFFDTLFFILRKKNEHVSTLHVIHHGCMPFSVWMGLKFAPGGHSTFFALLNAFVHIVMYFYYMIAAMGPKYQKFIWWKKYLTTFQMVQFVAIFTHQFQLLFRDCDYPKGFMVWIGLHGVMFLFLFSDFYKAKYLTVTRRRRQAVKANGHANGHGLHTNGHSKHLGNGDALVANGSNKGACMPVLEDEYVTRNGNGNGHAGGGGFEEGFFKEGALSSNESILNPDSSSSSLHQRKVK, encoded by the exons ATGGCGATCATACTGCAAGAGGCCCAGGAGTGGTACAGGGAGCTCTTGGACAACAAGAGCG ATCCCCGTGTGAAAGACTTCTTTCTGCTCTCCTCGCCACTGCCGACCCTCGGAATGTGCATATTCTATGCATATTTCAGCAAATCCCTGGGACCAAGGCTGATGGCCAAGCGGAAGCCAATGGAACTGCGGTCGGTGCTAGTCATTTACAACGCGATACAGACGATATTTAGCGCGTGGATCTTCTACGAG TACTTAATGAGCGGCTGGTGGGGCCACTACAGCTTTAAGTGCCAGCCAGTTGACTACGGCCACAGTCCCCTGGCCCTGCGG ATGGTCAACATTTGCTGGTGGTACTACATATCGAAGTTCACCGAGTTCTTTGACACGCTCTTCTTCATCCTGCGGAAGAAGAATGAGCACGTATCCACACTGCACGTAATCCATCATGGCTGCATGCCGTTCTCGGTCTGGATGGGTCTTAAGTTTGCCCCAGGTGGCCACAGCACTTTCTTCGCCCTGCTGAACGCCTTTGTGCACATTGTGATGTACTTCTACTACATGATCGCAGCAATGGGCCCCAAGTACCAGAAGTTCATCTGGTGGAAGAAGTACCTGACCACCTTCCAAATG GTTCAGTTCGTGGCCATCTTCACGCACCAGTTCCAGCTGCTGTTCCGCGACTGCGACTATCCCAAGGGCTTCATGGTCTGGATTGGCCTGCATGGCGTGAtgttcctgttcctgttctCCGACTTCTACAAAGCCAAATACCTGACTGTGACCCGTCGTCGCCGGCAGGCCGTCAAGGCCAACGGTCATGCCAATGGCCATGGCCTGCACACAAACGGGCACAGCAAGCACTTGGGCAACGGCGATGCACTGGTCGCCAACGGCAGCAATAAGGGGGCCTGCATG CCCGTGCTGGAGGACGAGTACGTGACgaggaacgggaacgggaacgggcaTGCCGGTGGCGGCGGCTTCGAGGAGGGCTTCTTCAAGGAGGGTGCGTTGTCCAGCAACGAGTCCATCCTGAATCCGGACAGCAGTAGCTCTAGTCTGCACCAGCGCAAAGTCAAATAA